One Leptolyngbya sp. SIO1E4 genomic window, AATCTCGCCGCCGTTTTTCTACAGTGAGGACGCTTAGCATGATCTCCGCCCCCATCAGCCCCCAACTGGATGCATACTACAGCTTGATTGATGACCTGCTGCAGTGCCCAGCAGGGAGTGAGCCTGAACTTCTGGCTCAGCATCCTGATCTGCTTAATTCCCAATTGGTGCAAACCTTGCTACAAGTTGCATCGATGCTGGCCCACCGCGATCAGCAAGATGCCTCTCAATTCCTGGTGTTTATTGCCCGTAAACTAGCCCAAGAATTAAAGGAACAGTCCCAATAGGCAAGCAATTTTATTGACACAAAAACTTAGCAGCAAGGTGTCTCCGCTATCCCATCTTTCTGGAGGTCTACAATGCCCCCCATTGCTGAAATGTCCCCAAATGATGCCCAGCAAATTGCCCTTCAATTTTTGATTGAAGAATGGCAGCTGACATCCAATGATCAAGACTGGCTAACTGTTCTAAGCGCCCGTTTAATCGGTGAGAGTTGGTATGTAGTTGAAATTGGCGTAGAGGGTTTGCCCGACAAATGGGTGCTGCAAGTTTACGACACGGGGGAGTGTGATCCAAACTATACTTTTCAGTCACCCGTCTCTACGGCAGATACTAGCGATTTAGACCCCTTTCCAGAGGCGATCGCGGCCATGCTATCAACGGAACGAAACACCCTACACCCAGTCAGTTCTTAATTAGCCAGAACAGCACCCCCATAATTTATCGTGGGTTGCACACGGAACTCGCACACCCCCAAACCCCAAACCCCAAACCCCGCCTTGACCCAGATGTCCTGGACGTTATTGAACACCGCCATACAGCCTTAAACTTATCCGCTTCTCACGGGCAGCTCAGGTTATTTCTTTACCTTGGGTCTATCTGCATAATTTGGGCTCCCTTATGAATCGCACGTTTCTCCAAGCACTGTCTGGTGTTGTTTTTTTAGGTGCGCTTATTGGCGCTTCTACCGTGCCTGTGTCACTTTTCAGAGACTTAGAAACAACTTCGGCACAGGCTCAGACCTCGTCCAATAGCCTGCAGGTGATGACGATTGAGCGGCTAGAAACCATCTTGCAAGATGAAGCGAGTGACCTGCAGGGAGAGAACGGGCAATGGCAGCTCACGATGGAGGAGCAATCACTGGTTATACTCGCCGATGCAACCAACAACCGCATGCGCATTGTTACCCCGATCGCACCGGCCAACGCGCTTTCAGCACAGCAGGTAGAAGCCATGCTGGTGGCTAACTTTCACTCGGCCTTAGATGCTCGATATGCGGTGACCAACGGCACAGTGGTGTCTATTTTTGTTCATCCCCTCGCCTCACTTCAGGAAGCTGATTTGCGATCGGGGCTGCGCCAGGTCACAAGCTTAGCGATTACGTTTGGCACCCGCTATTCCAGCGGTGAACTGGGGTTTGGCCCCAATGGTGAATCGCAGGAGAGGGGGCCGTCGTCCCGTGATCAGGAGCTTGAGATTTGAGGGAGGTGTTTTTAGGGTTTAGGGTTTGGGGGCTGGGAGAGCTTCTGAACAGAGCACTTTTGCAATATTTGAAATATAGCCTTGTTCAGTTGAGTCCAGTACATCCGGGTCAAGACAGGGTCTAGGGTTTGGGGTCTAGGGTGTGCTTGATTAGCCTGCATACCGCTGTATATAGAATGATGCAAATAGCGAGATCGCCCCTTAAAGCGATCTCGCTATTTTTCCATATTTTCCCATCAGTATTTCTGATATTCTTCAGGTTTATTGCACCTGAAATACTATAGCAGTCCGCATTTGTGTTAGGACAGTCCAGATAACTCAACCGCTCTCTCATCAAGCGTTTCTATTCATCCTTCTGCTTTCATCCTTCTGCCTTTTGCTATAGCTAGGACAATCGGATTTCCTGGAATCTTTATGCAGCCAGGTTTTAATTTCTGCCCTCTGCTTTCTGTCTTCTGCTTTCTGCCTTTTACTATAGTTGCCTCTCTTTTCGGAGAACCCCAAACCCTAGCCCCCAGCCCCTGTCTTAACCCAGATGTACTCGACTCATCTGAACAACGCTATATTAATCTTTTCTCAGTTAACGCTTATTTAGAAAAACTTTTCTATTCAGGAATTATTCAGCCAGCCTGAGTTTACTGATAACTGTAAAGCAGCCAATCGCTGGCAGCGCATTATCCTTCATTTTGAGGACAAACATCATGAAACTCAACTACTTTGCAGCTTTAGTGGTCTCTTCCCTATTAACCGTGGGTACCGTTGCAGTCGTGGATAGCTTTCAGCCTGTTCAGGCTAACCCCTGTGCAGCTCAGGTCAATCCTTGTGCCGGAGCTGAGATTTCTGCCGTTGAAAAGACGGGTTCTTTTGAAGGGGTTGCTCATCCCACATTGGGCACAGCCACAATTATTGAAGAAGGGGGTAAGCGCTATCTCGAATTTGATGAAGCGTTTCGTTCTGATAGCGGGCCAGATTTGTTTGTGTTATTGCATAAAGAAGCCACGCCTGAAAGCTATAGCTCTGATCAATATGTGAATTTAGGCGTTTTACAATCTGTTGAGGGCAGCCAGCGGTATGAAATTCCTGACGATGTCTCTATTGAGGATTTCAGCTCTGCTGTTATTTGGTGCCGACAGTTCAATGTAACCTTTGGATTTGCAACATTTTAGATATCTCAAAATCTTTCTATCTCCAAAACTGCCAGACAATTCTTATTAAGAATTGTCTGGCAGTTTTGTTGAAGTCTTTTCTTTAGAAAACGAAAAACGGTGCTGCGCCTCTGCAACAGCTCTATGCTGCCGCAGGTTTGCCTGTAGACTACTTCAAACCCTCAATGAATGCCCCAAATTTGAGAGGGCTGTAAGAACTAGGAAGGATAGATTGTAGCGGTTTGCATTTAGATAACGTACGCTCTAGACCCCAAACCCTAAACCCCAAACCCTAAACCCCAAACCCTATCTTGACCCAGCCCTACTGGACTCAACTGAACCAGGCCCGGTATTGAAATCAGCTGCGATCGCCTCAGAATTGGGAAATCCATTGACGAGCACACCGGCCTGTAATACCAATTCTCCAAATCAGCGCTACACGTCGCCACCCCACCGCCTGCGGCACCGCCCCTTGGCAAGGGGCGGCTGGGAGGGGGCTGATCTGTCGCTTTAGAAACGAGGACTGGTATAACCCATTGACAGTCAGCTCTGTGGGAGCAGTACCCCCAACCCCGCGCCTACGATCGCACGCTGCGGAGGACGTCTCATTCAAGATGAGGGGTGCTCTAGAAACTTGAAGGGGATATCTAAGAACGCCCTCTGCGCTAGTGAATAACCGGCTTAAAGGAGGAATTGACGATTCGATTCAAACAGCATTGCAGCCGTGTCATGTCAACCCTTTTCATCGCTGTTTTTATGGATAGAGGCGATAAAAGAGGGCGGCTTCGTCTCTAGCCTGGGCAACATTTCCAAATTTGTTGATTTGTAGCTGATCGGGCGCAATAATAGGACGCATAGGCACGAT contains:
- a CDS encoding DM13 domain-containing protein gives rise to the protein MKLNYFAALVVSSLLTVGTVAVVDSFQPVQANPCAAQVNPCAGAEISAVEKTGSFEGVAHPTLGTATIIEEGGKRYLEFDEAFRSDSGPDLFVLLHKEATPESYSSDQYVNLGVLQSVEGSQRYEIPDDVSIEDFSSAVIWCRQFNVTFGFATF